GGGATAGCGGTGTGTTCACTGCTTACTGAGCGTGTCCGACACCCCTATAACACCCACATGCAGCCACGGTGATCCCGAACCTCGGACCTACACTGAGAACCTGGCTCCAGACCAAGACCACTATGCAACAGTGGAGACCACGAAGGAAAGAAGTGGAATCATGGAgttgataaaaatgtgtgcagGCCTTCGATGGAGCctgtcacataaaaaaataaaataaaaataaaatacgCACGGCAGAATTTCCAAATACACGTTGAATCTTCACATGCAAAATCGTTTTTTCTTTGCCGTAATCAGTCAGACGATCGCAGGCTGGACTTGCAGCTCCAGTGAcatcagaaaacaaatcaatctCTCAACTTCAGGGCTGACGGAGTGGGTgtatacatataaaaaaaatcaacctgcTACCTCGTGTATCACTTTTCCAATCAGAGAATTTCCAGCACAAAGGACGCATTGAGCAGCGAGAGACTGGTGGCATTGTCTCCCAAAGGTTAGTTTCCCCCAGTCAGGGACTACACCTTCCTTCACAAATCCCTCTCCAACATTCTGCTGAGGTTAAGTGGAATGCAGTCGGTGAAGAGCGCCGGCAATTATTTGACCGCTGTCAGCCCCCGACGAGGGCTTTCCAAAATATTATATCACatactgtgaaatgtgctgAGGACAAAGAGCGGGTTGTTGCTGTTGTCGCCACTTTACAGGTGCTCACAGTGGAAGAACGTGTCAACACTTCAGCCTTCTGATTGGTtatcaaagacagacagaaatatttatGAACTTGAGTCGCTGGAAGTCTAAATCTCTCCTTCAGAAGAAACAACGAAAACCTGCCAGCGTCACAAGGCATGGCACTAAAGACATAATGTTTATTCTTATTCTGTTGAAAACACCCACAACAAAAGCCAAATTGTAAATGATGTAAATTTAATCTTGTCTGAAGGGTGAAACGTGGAAGATGTTGGCAGAACTTTagttgaaaacattttttaaaaacgaACCAACATcagcagaatgtgaagaaaaaacagttcAAGTTCAAGAGGCTGAATTCAAATTTAAACACCAAAAACCTCCCGCCGCTCCGTGCTCTCGGTCGGGGAACGCTCCAGTCAGCTTACGGCTAACTCAGCTAActcagctaacagcagctagtagctaAAGCCATGAGAattctttattgtttatttgcattttatttttgaatccAGCTcgttttattgtatttacacTTACTCTTTTATAGCCACCtttaaatttgttaatttgtttgctacatattttatatatttggaTTTAATAAAAGTTTTGGAACTGCTTTCAGTTCAGAGGTGGTTGCTGATATCCAACCTCAGGTGATCAGTTCTGCTCCAAGAgagtaaaacacatgaaaaacagctcATCCATCAGAAAAGCAGCCTCCTTTAGTAAAGTCATaaacatgtgtgagtgtgtatcgCGGCCTGAGTACCTCCGAGGAAGCTGCTGCTCCGGGCAGTCCTGGTAGTACCTAATGAAAAACCTCTCAGCATCTTCCCTCTCTCCAGCCGACACCGCGCCTCCATTCAGCACCGCGACAGACGACAGCCTGCAGGCAGGGAAGCACGACGGAGAGGCGGTTAATAAGCAAACATGCTATCCTGCATGTGAAGGACAATAAGGATGTGTGGAAGTGCAGACTCACTGTGCTAAAAGGAGGCTGCGTCTCTCGTGGGTGGTGTAAGGCTCCAATAAAGGAATCCCCTTTGCTTTGACTTCCACCAGCTTAGGGAGGAAATTCAGCCTTTCAATGTCCTCCCATTTACTGAGCCCTGAATAACACAACATTACAGAGATTCAGGGCCAAACTGGATATCTGTTTACAGCATGCACTGAATGCTGGacatggatggatgaacagccTTCATCATCCGTCTCAGACCTGAGTTGTTGAGGTTGATGCTGCGCAGGTTGGGGAAGAGGCACTGCAGTGTTTCTTGAGTGTCACCCACAGAGTCCAAACTATTATTGGCCAGAACCAGTGTGCTCAGGCTCGGGTACATCACCCCGAACTTCCTCACTTCCGCCCATTCCTGCAGCTGGTTGTCTGTAATCTGCAGCAGGCGTAGCGACGGACAGGAAGTCCGGGATTCTGACACGGTGTTGTAGCCATTCAGGCACAGGAAGAGCTCCTCCAGCCTGGATGATGAGGTGAATTAGCTCAGCATTAGCTTCAACGGCGAAACATTTTCAGGCAAAATCTGCATCTGATAAATCTGAATCTGCTGCATCTGTTGGCTCTTTGTGCTTGAATCCCAATGTTAAGGGTCTATTCTGTAGACCAGGACCAGCAATGTAATATTATTCTATTATAACTGATATTATCAAGACTTCTTACACATGTACCACTATCTTTGATACGATCACTATGGTAGCTGTGTATCCTGGTCTTGGATCAGCACAGGAAACGTTCACATGCTTCATCACTCACTCGGGCGTGttctgtgtgagcatgtgcacgGTGTCCCAGCTGATGCGCGTGTTAATGAGGACCAGTTGTCGGACCCTGGAGAAAACCTCGGCCATGCTGGGCTCCAGCTCTACGCCGCTCAGGGGGTTCGTGCTCAGATTGAGGAAGTCCAAGTGGGGGACGTTTGAAACGATGGTGCAGATCTGGCAACCCACaagcattaaaagaaaaacagaaaataaccCTCAGAGAGAACCTTCATTACAAACAATACATATAATTTAGATTTTGTTAATAAAGTATAACaattaaatacacatttgtgTGTTAGATATTGTagcttgttgtttattttaatgcttTAGTTCCAGTTTCATTCTCTAATAAAGATAAAATGCAATCTAAAAACTGATAAATTATTCTGTGTTATTATGGATGAATCTACCTGCAGTAGATATTTATAGTAGTTGAACtgagctccacctttaccagcttcAATATTAAAGCGatgaaaacattaaaggaacagtgtgttggatttagtgacatctggTGGTGAAGTTGCAGAATGCAACCAAATGAACATCCCTCGCACTTTCCAAACTTGTGAATTTGTCCTTTCTGGGTTACCGTAGAGACATGGAGGTGCAACATGACGGACTCCATGGAAGAGCAGCTGCTCtttctgtagatataaagagctcatcctaacataacaaaaacacaatcattCTTAATTTCAGCAGATTATAAACTAATGGTAACtataaatattttattccatattctgtttacatttggtattcaaagtttattttgatgctaattcTTGCGTacttttgcttcagtaaaaatttgaatgcaggatttttactcGTAACAAAGTATTTCTACCACTTCGGATCATGATCGCATGGCGGCCATTTCCTGCTCAAAGCTTCAGAGAAATATCACCGTGAGCAACACCGCGTTCTGTGAGATCTGTCAGATTTCTAAGCATCGAGCCTTTGAAGGACACCCACCTCGACCCAGTCGTTCAGCTGATTGTGGGACAGGTCCAGCTCCACCACGTGGGCGCAGAAAGCTGCAATGTCCGACCTGTCGCCAGCTTTCGTGATTCCGCAGTGATTCACGACCAGCGAGCTGGGCAAGAACAGGCGGTCTGCAAAGAAACAGGTCGGCAAGCTTACTCAGCCTTGAAGGAGCGTCACACACGAACATGTCGATGTCGGTCTGAACGTCTCAGTGATGTCATCGCTCACGATCAAAAGAATCACTAATCAATAACCCGACATAGTTTCTAACCTTTGACAGGGGATCCCGGCGGGCTGGACAGAACCACCACTCCTTGGCCGTAGGGGAAATTCTCCGGATTGTATTTCTCACTGATGACTTGGATGAAGGTGcgcccctcctcttcatcggACGACGACTCCATGGTTCCAGCCCTGAGCGGGAATCCGAGGCGAAGACACAGAGGGGACAAACAACACAGTCAGTTTTTTAAGTGTTTGACGAACTGTGGAGTCATTGACAACAACAGGTCCTGGGTCAGTTCAGGGTTGCTCAGTCTCACTGTTTAAAGGAGGATAAGGCTGGTGTACTATGCAGGTCTGAGACCGATCTGATCCAGCATCAGCGTCATGTGCCCACTCTGATTTAATTTACTCATTGGATATCGGACTGATGTCACAGATCGACGCACCGATCCTGATTCCACAGTCTACaccaggcatgggcaaactacggcccaTATGCGGCCTGTTAAGAtttttaatccggcccgccgaacttgaagaaattatattaataaaccttgtaaatgatttattttccctgcaattctggccTTTTtccaatagatggcgcactctagatacattgagctttgctgaggtgcggcgtattactccatgtttgcgctttactcttccACCCTCAtcccttctgtaaagatgagcggagttaagaaaagaaaagtggacagagaatgtcgagtttttaataaggagtggacaactaaatattttttactgaacaccgatcagctgctgtatgtctgatatgccaagagactgtggcggtgtttaaagactatgatacagcaagaaaactgactccagactttgatgcgctggataaaatgggagaccaacaacactgttcccactgaaattaaaagtacgtttctccgttgtgttatgtaaaaaatgcatttgaaactaatttgttcaataagccttacatgttacatgtccACCAGCTTTACATAAAAAACGATGACATGTTCTCTAAAGGAAGGATTAGATGTGATTTTTAGAACCCTTTGTTGCCCACAAGTCaaaaatccccccccccccccccccccgttctACACAGACTGAACTTTTGTGGTTTCCTACAGCCCGTTTTGAGCCGCGGAGCTGTAGTGAGTATTTACGGCACCAGGAACGACATGTGGGATcaactcaaactcaaacagtcagtgtgttcatggtaatgaggGAACACGTCACCCAGTACAACAGCATGGCtcagtggtgtgtttttaattgtttttgaacAACAATGGAGCTTTATGGCCCCGAGAAATAAGCTACGACAAACTGAGGCTACACGGACGACACTGAGGAGGATcaggttttggtcttttgaGGATGCGttgacagaaagacaaatgtgCAATTACTGAAGCTCATCGCTTTATGGATAATAGACTGTCATTAGCAAcagatttaaagctgcaatacTCAACTTCGCACGTTTCAGCCTCAAATGGCGAAACTTCACTAATCAGCAACCACACAAGACGACCAAACGTGTCCACTGGAGCAGTGTGACGATTGTTCCCGTAACATGAACTGATATCTACAGTGTCAGACTTTCACACCTGTAGTGTCCAGCcccacacatgaaaaaacaccTGTACGGTCACCTGAGGTCAGAAGGTGAATATGGAAGCGGCGCAAGCAGCGACACCGGATTTTACAACGCAGCTTAAATGCAACCAAAATGAAACTATCTGTGTCCGTGAGGCTCCGCGTGACGTGAATTTCATCATCAGAGGGGGTACGCGCAGCCTCTGTGTGGACGCCCGGGGTTAAATGTTGCTAACAATATTCACCAAAGTAGAAAAAAGTCATCGATCTTCTTTGCCAACCCAGACAAGATATATAAACGACTGACTGTGTCCCCGCAGACGGATCATTACTGCTGCTAACAGAGAACTCAGCAAACTAAACATGTCCATGTAGAGGTGTGAGGATTTATTGATCCTTGATGTTTAAGTCACAGTTACATCTGATTCACTGGCTTCGATCAGAGAGAAACCCAGAAGAACAGGAGGAGccctgctgtagcttcatgctCTAAAAAGACgactctttcttctctttgttatcatatttggtgtttttcacCCTCAGGACATGTTCAGTCTCACTCTGCCTGTCGgtctctcacacgcacacgcacacacacgccctgTTGCTAACGCTGACTCCTCTCTGATAGCGGCTGCTAGAGTTCCTGTGAAAAGTGACGTCAGCACTTTGAGAGATATTCTTCACAGACACCACAAACACgttcatcccttcatccccatGAATCTAAATATAGTCACTTATCAAACTGCACTCAGCGTGAGCGAAGACTCTCGTATGAGCTGATACCGACCGTCTGAACGTTAGCTCAAAGGCCCAAACCTGAAAAACCACTCACGCGCTTCAAGCAGCATGACTTCAAAGCTGCTTCACTGGAGTAATTCACTGCAGGACTGCGTTTCACTTCTCacacaaaagtgttttttctgaACAATCCTCGGCTTAAAGgaggtcatcatcatcacaacgctttcaaataaacaataaataacaacacagaaatgctttttttagaGTGTGGAAACGTCATGAAGAAGAGGAGTCATTCGTGTTCTTCTGCAACACAGACGAGGTAAATAAACCAATGACCTCCTGTCCCCAGCTGAGAATGATTAGAACAGCTGCTCATGCTGATtagaagcagcagaaagagtAGAAACAGTCCTTtacaatagtaataataatagtaaaaacaagctgtttaaCTAACCGCAGAATATTCACAGTGACACTGAGTCAAACGCAGTAAATAAACCGATGAAGAACACAGGGATGAAGTGGCAGCAGTCGTAGACGTTAAAGCAGGAGCAACAAGATATATTTCTATCTTATTTGTGTATCTACAGAGACAACATGGAGGACACTGAGACACAGGACCAAAGGGCAGCAGATACATGCAGGCGTGTGGCTGAAGCTAATGTGCAGCCTCCTCCCTGCTTCGgcttttaaaatcaatacaaaaacagctaaaaaaaaacatagatgGATGTAAAACAGATTCAGACTCGGTCAGTTTAAGTGTCTACGTTCAGTGGGTGTGCACACTTCACTTCTCGCTGCTCCTGGTTGCAGACATGTGTCTTCAGTTCGGTGTTCTTCTGTGCGCGTCAGAGATAAAAAGGTCTAAAAATAACTCGTCAACATCACAGAACAACCTGGGAGACAGAGCGGCAGAAACGTGAGAGGCGaagcagcactgacaggagCAGGTGTGCCGACACGTCCTCATCACGCCGGAACACCTGTCATCACTCACAGCCGTTTGTATGCACGTGGCGCTGCGTCACGTTCGTAGTGCCGACTAACCGATTAGTCGTTTAACAGAACAATTAATTGCAAACAATACTGGTCATTGatctttaaaatgctgaactTTTCTGATGTGGAtttgcagctgtctgtgtcttaTGTCATTGTTACATGAATATGTTTGAGTTCTGTGCAGTTAAGTGGataaaaaaagcagtttaaagaCGTCACCCTGGGCTCTGGGAAGCTGGGATGGCTATTCCTCTATGTCTTTGAACATTTTAGACACTAAACAATCGATCCAAAGGATTTCTGACCAATTAAAGGATGCCAAACTGACAGTCACAGCCCCAACTGTGTGtttgacacacagaaacagagaaaatcagagTATATTTTCTATGTTTAACTATTTCATTAAGGTACAGggcataaaaacacaggacTGGTGTCACTCCAGCTATAAAgaatcaaaatacaaaaaccaGCCTGTCAGTTTAGAAACAGCCGTGGAaaaaatcaaaagcagcaaaaaacGAAGGCGGTAGCAGCAACAGCATCATAACTAACAGGTACGAGTATTAACAGCAGTAGTATCAGCAGTACCTCATTAATGCTTCCTCATTTTACAGCTTTAATGTTTATTGCATCTATTAATTCGATTAattaagtttttgtttgtagtACTATGCTTTTGTGATGACACCATCCATATCAGAACATACAACCTGGACCTTGTGTGTCCACAGACAGCATCCAGGTGTCCAGGACTGACCAACCCTCCTCAACCCTGATCAGGCCTATCAGTTTCAGACACATGGGGTCTGATCATCTTAAACTGAGCCCGGCTGAGGCGGCGTGTTGGTAAAA
Above is a genomic segment from Chelmon rostratus isolate fCheRos1 chromosome 14, fCheRos1.pri, whole genome shotgun sequence containing:
- the LOC121617649 gene encoding tubulin-specific chaperone cofactor E-like protein, with the translated sequence MESSSDEEEGRTFIQVISEKYNPENFPYGQGVVVLSSPPGSPVKDRLFLPSSLVVNHCGITKAGDRSDIAAFCAHVVELDLSHNQLNDWVEICTIVSNVPHLDFLNLSTNPLSGVELEPSMAEVFSRVRQLVLINTRISWDTVHMLTQNTPELEELFLCLNGYNTVSESRTSCPSLRLLQITDNQLQEWAEVRKFGVMYPSLSTLVLANNSLDSVGDTQETLQCLFPNLRSINLNNSGLSKWEDIERLNFLPKLVEVKAKGIPLLEPYTTHERRSLLLAQLSSVAVLNGGAVSAGEREDAERFFIRYYQDCPEQQLPRRYHILVSKYGHLAPLAEVDLSPRSTVVDVRWGDRVEAVSLRLEQTVGDLKKHLKARLQLPTNGIRLFYINREMCSVLGPEELKCGSRALHSYSIRDGDEILVVPKVKSRCSSSDL